The following proteins come from a genomic window of Triticum aestivum cultivar Chinese Spring chromosome 6A, IWGSC CS RefSeq v2.1, whole genome shotgun sequence:
- the LOC123127325 gene encoding V-type proton ATPase subunit B 2: protein MGLAKDGAEMEEGTLEIGIEYRTVSGVAGPLVILDKVKGPKYQEIVNIRLGDGTTRRGQVLEVDGEKAVVQVFEGTSGIDNKYTTVQFTGEVLKTPVSLDMLGRIFNGSGKPIDNGPPILPEAYLDISGSSINPSERTYPEEMIQTGISTIDVMNSIARGQKIPLFSAAGLPHNEIAAQICRQAGLVKRLEQSKHAAEGGEEDNFAIVFAAMGVNMETAQFFKRDFEENGSMERVTLFLNLANDPTIERIITPRIALTTAEYLAYECGKHVLVILTDMSSYADALREVSAAREEVPGRRGYPGYMYTDLATIYERAGRIEGRKGSITQIPILTMPNDDITHPTPDLTGYITEGQIYIDRQLHNRQIYPPINVLPSLSRLMKSAIGEGMTRRDHSDVSNQLYANYAIGKDVQAMKAVVGEEALSSEDLLYLEFLDKFERKFVAQGAYDTRNIFQSLDLAWTLLRIFPRELLHRIPAKTLDQFYSRDATH, encoded by the exons ATGGGTCTGGCGAAGGATGGCGCCGAGATGGAGGAGGGGACATTGGAGATTGGCATAG AGTATAGAACTGTCTCCGGTGTGGCAGGGCCATTGGTTATTTTGGACAAAGTAAAG GGCCCAAAGTATCAGGAGATTGTGAACATCCGATTGGGAGATGGCACCACTCGTCGTGGTCaagtcctcgaagttgatggtgaaAAAGCTGTTGTGCAG GTATTTGAAGGTACTTCAGGGATAGACAACAAGTATACTACTGTACAGTTCACAGGCGAG GTTTTGAAAACTCCCGTCTCACTTGATATGCTTGGACGCATTTTTAATGGTTCTGGAAAACCTATTGATAATGGCCCCCCTATATTGCCTGAGGCTTACTTGGATATTTCTG GAAGTTCTATCAACCCAAGTGAGAGAACCTATCCAGAAGAGATGATTCAAACAGGAATATCCACCATTGATGTCATGAACTCGATTGCTCGAGGGCAAAAAATTCCTCTTTTCTCTGCTGCTGGACTTCCTCATAATGAAATTGCTGCTCAAATTTGTCGCCAAGCTGGCCTCGTTAAAAGGTTGGAGCAAAGCAAGCATGCAGCAGAG GGAGGTGAAGAAGACAATTTTGCAATTGTGTTTGCTGCTATGGGAGTAAACATGGAAACGGCACAATTTTTCAAGCGTGACTTCGAAGAAAATGGTTCGATGGAGCGGGTCACCCTTTTCCTGAATTTG GCAAATGACCCCACTATTGAGCGTATTATCACTCCTCGAATTGCCCTAACAACTGCTGAATATTTGGCATATGAATGTGGGAAGCATGTTCTTGTGATTCTGACAGATATGAGCTCATATGCCGATGCACTTCGCGAG GTCTCAGCAGCACGAGAAGAGGTACCTGGTAGGCGTGGTTATCCTGGGTATATGTATACTGATTTGGCCACCATATATGAGCGAGCTGGGCGTATCGAGGGAAGGAAAGGATCAATTACCCAAATTCCTATTCTTACAATGCCTAATGATG ATATCACTCATCCAACTCCTGATCTTACGGGATACATTACCGAAGGGCAGATATATATTGACAGACAGCTTCATAATAGACAG ATATACCCACCCATCAACGTCCTGCCATCTCTTTCTCGTCTGATGAAG AGTGCTATTGGTGAAGGTATGACACGCCGGGATCATTCAGATGTGTCCAATCAG CTGTATGCCAACTACGCCATTGGGAAGGATGTTCAAGCCATGAAAGCAGTTGTCGGAGAGGAGGCTCTTTCATCTGAGGACCTG CTCTATTTAGAATTCCTTGACAAGTTTGAGAGGAAATTTGTAGCGCAAGGAGCATACGATACTCGGAACATTTTTCAGTCACTTGATCTGGCATGGACATTGCTACGCATATTCCCCCGAGAACTTCTCCACCGTATTCCTGCGAAGACCTTGGATCAGTTCTACAGCAGAGATGCCACCCATTGA